Within Carassius gibelio isolate Cgi1373 ecotype wild population from Czech Republic chromosome A16, carGib1.2-hapl.c, whole genome shotgun sequence, the genomic segment tcaactgcaagatgctatcctatcaacatgggccaacatttctaaagaatgctttcagcaccttgttgaatcaatgccacgtagaattaaagcagttctgaaggtgaaagggggtcaaacactgtattagtatggtgttactaataatcctttaggtgtgtgtgtgtgtgtgtgtgtgtgtgtgtaaaatatatgtatatgtatatgtatatggtcATTTTAATAGCTCACAAAACAAGTGTCAATAGTTTGTCTTTACCTAGTTTTATGAGAActgatagtaaataaaattttaaggtATAAACCATTTCTCATAGTGCATTCCTgtttattttactgcatttttatataCTAAATACAATTTTTTCGATGAGTCACCAAGCTGTCCTTTGAGACAACTTAAAAAGCATGAATAATATCTGCTTACTCTGTACTGATTAAATCAGAGGAAAattctatattatataaaataattttatacaaattaaaggttaaataaataaaaaatatgttaaatatgtcatttattaaatgatttatttttcccTGGCATCTCAAACGGGAAAATTATCTCTTTGAACAATAACACAATTACATCTACTTCTCTTAACAATTGCAAACAAGAAACAAACTGTTTTTAGGCCAGAGCAGAGAGTGACTGTAATATGCTGACCACAGCTTTCATCATACATTGATCTCACTGCAAACTACTGACTTGCAAATCTGGgctgtcaaacacacaaacacacacacacacacctaatgtCCGTTGGGAAAATGCTATGGGCTCACCGCAGTGCTCCTCTTTCTCCCTCCCTACTGACTGCACTGCTGTAATGGAGTATCGATCGGCTGCTCTTGCCGCAGTGCTTTAAAAGGAGAGGTAGAGCCCACTCAAGGTCATCACTATGGAAACTAGAAAATGAGATGGACTGTCACTGGTCTGATGTCATCAAAGGTCACATACAACAAATTTGTAATGTGTGttgagacaaaaaaaagagaagataaaCAGATTTAAGGGTATTGTACAGACTGAACATTTTATTGCACTTCCCATTCAATGATACAACAGAAGCAAGAGgtaaataaaagaaacattttcatcaaatgagagaacatatttgtgtatatatacacagtactgtGTAAAAgttgatgagatcagatctctgtgtggaccACTGGCTGTCGTAAGACACAAGACTGTAAgacttgtgcaaacaaaaatctcactggattattacaattaatggcaaaaggaaTGCTTGGAAAAGTAAACTCATATTTCCTACCAACAGACTTCAGCAAATGAcagaaataactggcttaaatttgttgttgttgttgatgaaaaTACTAAtggacttttgcacagtagtatataaaaaaaacttccaCTGGGAATATTGGCATCAGAAACTGGTTACACTGAATagcaagaatacttttttttttttgctgacacATTCTGTTATTAAATCATGCATGCGTTAGCGATCCTAACAAGACTGATATTACAACATATGAGCTAAATATAGCTTAAGACAAATGATTCTGTAATGACTGGTACCTTATAAATCACACAAACTGTCAAGACGGTACGTTCTTGTTgtctgaatagttttttttttttttatcgctatTTTGGATGATCCAGTATAACATTTTGATCAAAAGCTATTACCAGTACTCATATTTATCTTTTAGTGTGAGAGGAGCATTTAAAAGCACAGTTAACCCCAAAATCCTGTGAATTCCAAGCTTGTATCACATTCTCTTTTCTTCTGTGGTCcagaaaagaagacattttgaaaaatatctcaagtgtttttcttttgtcCATACATTCAAAGTCAATGGGTTCCAATGTTGTTTTGAACCCCTTTTTCCATTCGTTGTGGACAAAAAAAACTCCAAGCATTCTTCAAAATCAATTCATTTGAGTTTCACAGAGCAACAAAGCCATCATACAAGTCGgaaattttcagttttggttgACTTAAACCCTTAAGGACAATTTCAATTGAAATAGTTTTTCGACTAAACTGGATTTCTAGCTTTGGGTCACGGTCAATTTAGTTTGTGCTTTGAGGATGctgtagaaataaataatgcaacAAACATAATATCCAGTAGGTACCATGAAAGGCATTTGAGGCCTTTCAGTGTGCTTGATCCTTTTAGGGCAATGTCAGTTTAACAGTTTGTATTTCTTTGCTGACCAATCTGTGAGAAAACTGATATTGCCAAATAAGTGCAAACAATATGTGGCAATATATATGATTAGGCACGACAACTTAGGTTAACATGAGCCAAAAGGTGAAAGATTTAAACCGTTTCCATGAGCAGCTCATCCATGTCAGACGACTCCAGCTCATGAAATGCTGCATGGGACCCAATAACAGCTAGTGTAGCacctaaataagaaaaaaaaagttacagaagaGCTGTTTGGGGTAGAACACAGAAGTACAATGAGATAAAGGCAAAAATCTCACCTAGTACCCAAAACACAGCAGCTCCTGCACCTGCAAGCCAGAACACAGGGAAGGAAACCCCTCCTGCTAAACCTAACTGGTGTCCCTGAGTCAACTCACGACCTGAGAGAAACAGAAGAGTGTGTTATTCATACAGCCTTATACAGAACCACTAAAACAACATGATCTCACTCTCTTACCGAAAACAACCAGCTTCTTTTCCAGTGTTTTCAAGTGAATTATATAGAAGGCACCAGCAAACACTCCCAAAGCAATCAAGAGCATCGGCGAACTGATGCTGgaggagaaaaggagagagaaaagagtTAACTGGTAATTTACTTGAACTTCCTGTGAATGCTTATTATGTTAAACACCTTCCAGATTGTTGCGTGAATGTGGACCTACAGAaaaacttaaacacacacacacaccaatgtaGTGTACATAAGAACAGAGGCTTGTTAAACGCTTTATATTTCTACTACAGTGAGTATTTTATGTCATTTGAAGAggttaaataaaaacagcatcatGTAGTTGAATGAGAACTCATTTGCATACAAAATTCTAGATGATTATTACTAAGCAGTTCCTTACATGCAGTAGAGAATGAGTCCCAGGAAGATGAAGGTGTAGTTGCTGTAAAAGGTGTCCAAGTTCCTCACCACGCGCTGGCACAGCTCTCCAAAATTCCGAGGTTTGGAGAACTTGCGCTGGTCCACAAAGGTGGCCCACGGACGGATGGACTTCCGCCTGCGGTCCACCCAATCCTTAATCACATTCCCAGACAGACCTTTGGGCAGCCACAGCCTGACAGGAAAACAGAAATAACAGAGTAATAACGTTTACAGATATACAAAAACATAATTGCATCATAATAACACAATCAAGGgtaattataatgcataaaacATCAGATATggcattatttttaatttagtgcatttgaaaacaattattaaaaaatagaaatgaaagaaaatgaattactgtaaatttatagatcttaaaaaaaaaaaaaaaatgttgggctCTTGCTCTACAATTTCTGGGATTGTAGTATTTCTGGTGACTC encodes:
- the LOC128031160 gene encoding prenylated Rab acceptor protein 1; translated protein: MDGKASDPFSSEAEQLPGAGAVGRLWLPKGLSGNVIKDWVDRRRKSIRPWATFVDQRKFSKPRNFGELCQRVVRNLDTFYSNYTFIFLGLILYCIISSPMLLIALGVFAGAFYIIHLKTLEKKLVVFGRELTQGHQLGLAGGVSFPVFWLAGAGAAVFWVLGATLAVIGSHAAFHELESSDMDELLMETV